In Pseudonocardia cypriaca, a single genomic region encodes these proteins:
- a CDS encoding thiamine pyrophosphate-requiring protein, with product MADSVADYVLRRLREWGVEQVFAYPGDGINGLVASFGKADDRPRFIQSRHEEMSAFEAVGYAKFSGRVGVCMATSGPGAIHLLNGLYDAKLDHVPVVAIVGQTERSAMGGSYQQEVDLQALFKDVASEYLVEVNVPEQLPNAVDRAFRTALTRRAPTAIIIPSDLQTQPYAPPQHAFKQVPSSEPGIVAPTVVPAEAEIARAAEVLNAGQKVAILVGQGARGAAAEVEQVADVLGAGVAKALLGKDVLSDELPFVTGSIGLLGTRPSYELMRDCDTLLIVGSNFPYSQFLPEFGQARAVQIDLDGTMIGMRYPTEVNLVGDAGATLRALLPLLAGPTDRAWREVVESNVARWWDTMQREAMVDADPVNPMRIVWELSERIPPHAIVTADSGSAANWYARHLRIRGDIRGSLSGTLATMGAAVPYAIGAKFAHPDRPVIALAGDGAMQMNGMAELLTIARYAERWSDRRLVVCVLHNNDLNQVTWELRAMGGSPKFTESQELPDVSYADFARGLGLEAVTVTSPDELGPAWDRVLAADRPAVLDVYCDPEVPPIPPHATFEQAKQAAQAVLKGDPEAFHLVVEGVKTKLQEALPGRRR from the coding sequence GTGGCCGACTCAGTGGCTGACTACGTCCTGCGGAGGTTGCGGGAGTGGGGTGTCGAGCAGGTCTTCGCCTACCCGGGGGACGGGATCAACGGCCTGGTGGCGTCGTTCGGGAAGGCGGACGACCGGCCGCGGTTCATCCAGTCGCGGCACGAGGAGATGTCGGCCTTCGAAGCGGTCGGGTACGCGAAGTTCTCCGGCCGGGTAGGCGTCTGCATGGCCACCTCGGGTCCGGGGGCGATCCACCTGCTCAACGGCCTGTACGACGCGAAGCTGGACCACGTGCCGGTGGTCGCGATCGTCGGGCAGACCGAGCGCAGCGCGATGGGCGGGTCCTACCAGCAGGAGGTGGACCTGCAGGCCCTGTTCAAGGACGTGGCCAGCGAGTACCTCGTGGAGGTCAACGTCCCGGAGCAGCTGCCGAACGCGGTCGACCGCGCGTTCCGCACCGCGCTGACCCGCCGCGCGCCGACGGCGATCATCATCCCGAGCGACCTGCAGACGCAGCCGTACGCACCGCCGCAGCACGCCTTCAAGCAGGTGCCTTCCAGCGAGCCGGGAATCGTGGCGCCAACGGTTGTGCCCGCCGAGGCGGAGATCGCCCGTGCCGCCGAGGTGCTCAACGCCGGGCAGAAGGTCGCCATCCTCGTGGGGCAGGGCGCGCGCGGCGCGGCCGCCGAGGTGGAGCAGGTGGCCGACGTCCTCGGCGCAGGCGTGGCCAAGGCGCTGCTGGGCAAGGACGTGCTGTCGGACGAGCTGCCGTTCGTCACCGGGTCGATCGGGCTGCTCGGCACCCGCCCGAGCTACGAGCTGATGCGCGACTGCGACACGCTGCTGATCGTCGGCTCCAACTTCCCCTACAGCCAGTTCCTGCCCGAGTTCGGGCAGGCGCGGGCCGTCCAGATCGACCTCGACGGCACGATGATCGGGATGCGGTACCCGACCGAGGTGAACCTCGTCGGCGACGCGGGCGCCACGCTGCGTGCGCTGCTACCGCTGCTGGCCGGGCCGACCGACCGGGCCTGGCGGGAGGTGGTCGAGTCGAACGTGGCGCGCTGGTGGGACACCATGCAGCGCGAGGCGATGGTGGATGCCGATCCCGTGAACCCGATGCGGATCGTGTGGGAGCTGTCCGAGCGCATCCCGCCCCACGCGATCGTCACGGCCGACTCGGGGTCGGCCGCCAACTGGTACGCCCGCCACCTGCGCATCCGCGGCGACATCCGCGGCTCGCTCTCGGGGACGCTCGCCACGATGGGCGCCGCGGTGCCGTACGCGATCGGGGCGAAGTTCGCCCACCCGGACCGGCCGGTGATCGCGCTCGCCGGGGACGGCGCGATGCAGATGAACGGGATGGCGGAGCTGCTCACGATCGCCCGCTACGCCGAGCGCTGGTCCGATCGCCGCCTCGTCGTGTGCGTGCTGCACAACAACGACCTCAACCAGGTCACCTGGGAGCTGCGGGCGATGGGCGGCTCGCCGAAGTTCACGGAGTCGCAGGAGCTGCCGGACGTCTCCTACGCCGACTTCGCGCGCGGCCTCGGCCTTGAGGCCGTCACCGTCACCTCCCCGGACGAGTTGGGGCCGGCCTGGGACCGCGTGCTCGCCGCCGACCGACCGGCCGTCCTCGACGTGTACTGCGACCCGGAGGTCCCGCCGATCCCGCCGCACGCCACGTTCGAGCAGGCGAAGCAGGCGGCCCAGGCCGTCCTGAAGGGCGACCCGGAGGCGTTCCACCTGGTCGTCGAGGGCGTGAAGACGAAGCTCCAGGAGGCGCTGCCCGGCCGGCGGCGATAG
- a CDS encoding NAD-dependent epimerase/dehydratase family protein has protein sequence MRVVVVGATGNIGTSLVQGLVADPAVTSVLGLARRLPDWRPDGVEWATADIASDDIVRHLRGADAVVHLAWLFQPTHDPVLTWRVNALGGIRVFRAAAEAGVRALVYASSVGAYSPGPKDREVDESWPTDGWPTAGYTREKAYLERVLDGLESEHPQLRVVRMRPGFVFKREAATEQRRLFAGPLLPNAIARSRFIPVVPDLPGLRFQALHSFDAADAFRRAVVRDVRGAFNIAADPVVDAHELARLLDARVVRLPTPAVRAALAAAWQLRLVPASPHLFDAVLRVPIMSVARARTELDWQPRHTSLAAIGEFLAGLRDGAGMDTPPLAPATSGPLRAHEVATGVGTRP, from the coding sequence ATGCGAGTCGTCGTCGTGGGCGCCACCGGGAACATCGGCACCAGCCTCGTCCAGGGACTCGTCGCCGATCCCGCCGTCACCTCCGTGCTCGGGCTCGCGCGGCGCCTCCCGGACTGGCGACCGGACGGAGTCGAGTGGGCCACCGCCGACATCGCCTCCGACGACATCGTGCGCCACCTGCGCGGCGCGGACGCGGTCGTGCACCTGGCGTGGCTGTTCCAGCCCACGCACGACCCCGTGCTCACCTGGCGGGTCAACGCGCTCGGCGGGATCCGGGTGTTCCGGGCCGCGGCGGAGGCCGGCGTCCGCGCACTCGTGTACGCGTCGTCGGTGGGCGCGTACTCGCCGGGCCCGAAGGACCGGGAGGTCGACGAGAGCTGGCCGACCGACGGGTGGCCGACCGCCGGCTACACCCGCGAGAAGGCCTACCTGGAGCGGGTGCTCGACGGGCTCGAATCCGAGCACCCGCAGCTACGGGTCGTGCGGATGCGCCCGGGCTTCGTCTTCAAGCGGGAGGCGGCCACCGAGCAGCGCAGGCTGTTCGCCGGCCCGCTGCTGCCGAACGCGATCGCCCGGTCGAGGTTCATCCCGGTCGTGCCGGACCTGCCGGGGCTGCGCTTCCAGGCGCTGCACTCGTTCGACGCCGCCGACGCCTTCCGGCGGGCCGTGGTGCGCGACGTGCGCGGCGCGTTCAACATCGCCGCGGACCCGGTTGTCGACGCGCACGAGCTGGCCCGCCTGCTCGACGCCCGCGTCGTACGGCTGCCCACCCCGGCCGTCCGCGCCGCCCTCGCGGCCGCGTGGCAGCTGCGGCTCGTCCCGGCCTCGCCCCACCTGTTCGACGCCGTGCTCCGAGTGCCGATCATGAGCGTCGCCCGCGCCCGCACCGAGCTCGACTGGCAGCCGCGGCACACCTCACTGGCCGCCATCGGCGAGTTCCTCGCCGGCCTGCGCGACGGGGCCGGGATGGACACCCCGCCGCTCGCCCCGGCCACCAGCGGGCCGCTGCGCGCCCACGAGGTGGCCACGGGCGTCGGCACGCGGCCGTAG
- a CDS encoding SRPBCC family protein: MALSDSGLGKSGLGSKGTAVVTTPTDTQILITREFAAPRRSVFRVLTEPELIKKWWSGGFGEVVIAEVDLRVGGRWRYVMTADGHEVGFHGEYREVVPGERFVCTEIYEGVPGGSAPALCSYDLIEEDGRTTLRLLTEMASKEDRDALLASGMEAGAQAGYDILEELAISLPE; encoded by the coding sequence GTGGCACTGAGCGATAGCGGTCTGGGCAAGAGCGGTCTGGGCAGTAAGGGCACGGCGGTCGTGACGACCCCGACCGACACGCAGATCCTGATCACCCGCGAGTTCGCGGCGCCTCGGCGCTCGGTCTTCCGGGTCCTCACCGAGCCGGAGCTGATCAAGAAGTGGTGGAGCGGTGGCTTCGGCGAGGTCGTCATCGCCGAGGTCGACCTCCGGGTCGGTGGCCGTTGGCGCTACGTCATGACGGCCGACGGCCACGAGGTCGGCTTCCACGGCGAGTACCGGGAGGTCGTCCCCGGTGAGCGGTTCGTCTGCACGGAGATCTACGAGGGCGTCCCCGGCGGGAGCGCGCCCGCGCTCTGCAGCTACGACCTCATCGAGGAGGACGGGCGCACTACGCTTCGCCTGCTCACCGAGATGGCCTCGAAGGAGGACCGGGACGCGCTGCTGGCCTCGGGCATGGAGGCCGGTGCGCAGGCCGGGTACGACATCCTGGAGGAGCTCGCGATCTCGTTGCCCGAGTAG
- a CDS encoding ArsR/SmtB family transcription factor, which translates to MARAATTTDAFNAVAEPRRRQILEILAAGERSVSDLVAALGLAQPLVSKHLRVLREVGLVRVREEGRQRLYRLEGGPLRPIHEWVGGFAWTWERRFERMDEVLMELEDDDGGTER; encoded by the coding sequence ATGGCTCGAGCGGCGACGACGACCGACGCGTTCAACGCGGTGGCCGAGCCCCGGCGGCGGCAGATCCTGGAGATCCTCGCCGCGGGGGAGCGGTCCGTGAGCGATCTCGTCGCAGCGCTCGGTCTGGCGCAGCCGTTGGTCTCGAAGCACCTGCGGGTGCTGCGCGAGGTCGGTCTGGTGCGGGTGCGCGAGGAGGGGCGGCAGCGGCTCTACCGGCTCGAGGGCGGGCCGTTGCGGCCGATCCACGAGTGGGTCGGCGGGTTCGCCTGGACGTGGGAGCGGCGCTTCGAGCGCATGGACGAGGTACTGATGGAACTGGAGGACGACGATGGTGGCACTGAGCGATAG
- a CDS encoding YceI family protein, protein MSGGAVAGRLASPDGGPLAGMLTVVDAAGGQAARATSGDDGHFLLDGLPAGGYTLVVAAPGRQPRARTVTVADDRITPLGVLELAPEGGLVLPAPGTWTIDPQHSSIRVSALHLGMSRIHARLPRFAGHIEVADPFEGSSVEVTMDPAAVDSAEPDRDAHLRSPDFLDVARYPEIRYKSEGLRRVDAERFTLDGVLTLKDVSAAVPLHVVHGGTGPDLAGGTRVAFSASTELSRDDFAISWNQPVLAGVLAVGRSLRVEIDIQAFRV, encoded by the coding sequence ATGAGCGGCGGCGCGGTGGCAGGCCGGCTGGCCTCCCCGGACGGCGGCCCGCTCGCCGGCATGCTCACCGTTGTCGACGCAGCAGGCGGGCAGGCGGCCCGCGCCACCAGCGGCGACGACGGGCACTTCCTCCTCGACGGGCTGCCCGCGGGTGGCTACACGCTGGTGGTCGCCGCGCCCGGCAGGCAGCCGCGCGCCAGGACCGTGACGGTGGCCGACGACCGGATCACCCCGCTCGGCGTGCTGGAGCTCGCCCCGGAAGGTGGCCTCGTCCTGCCGGCGCCGGGCACCTGGACGATCGATCCGCAGCACTCCAGCATCCGCGTGAGCGCCCTCCACCTGGGGATGAGCCGCATCCACGCCCGGCTGCCCCGCTTCGCGGGCCACATCGAGGTGGCCGACCCGTTCGAAGGCAGCTCGGTGGAGGTCACCATGGACCCGGCCGCCGTCGACTCCGCCGAACCCGACCGCGACGCCCACCTGCGCAGCCCCGACTTCCTCGACGTCGCCCGCTACCCCGAGATCCGGTACAAGAGCGAAGGGCTGCGGCGCGTCGACGCCGAGCGCTTCACGCTCGACGGCGTCCTCACCCTGAAAGACGTCAGCGCAGCTGTGCCACTGCACGTCGTCCACGGCGGCACCGGCCCGGACCTCGCAGGCGGCACGCGCGTGGCGTTCTCCGCCTCCACCGAGCTGTCCCGCGACGACTTCGCGATCAGCTGGAACCAGCCGGTGCTGGCCGGCGTGCTCGCCGTCGGCCGGTCCCTGCGCGTCGAGATCGACATCCAGGCCTTCCGCGTCTAG
- a CDS encoding MFS transporter produces the protein MSTTAEETLPVQAAVVHRPTAADSGRMSRRQTLEALSGMLLAMFTAFLSSTIVSNALPTIITDLHGTQSQYTWVVTATLLASTATTPIWGKLADLFSKKLLVQLAITIFTVGSILAGFSHSVGTLIGWRVLQGVGLGGLQALIMIVMAAMISPRERGRYTGIISTVMSVAPVAGPLIGGLIVDTDWLGWRWCFWVGAPLAAVALVVVQRTLNLPVVKREVSIDYLGAALIAGGVSALLIWVTLAGNQFAWGSTTSLALAGLGAVLIVLFLVVEARAKEPIIPLRLFRDRTTTLATLASIAVGVAMFGGAVFLGQYFQIARGYSPTTAGLLTLPMILGSMIAATGSGMLITRYGKWKIYLVLGAVFLLVGFGLLSTIDHSTNMALLGAFLFVLGLGMGMSMQNLVLAVQNSVSAADLGAASSTVTFFRSMGGTVGVSVLGAVLASRVSELTDQGLATAGVAVPAGSGEVGIGSLNELPAAIAAIVRAAYGDATAWIFMIAGALAIITFLSVLAIREVPLRTETGMERAEAEAVSPNGNGSNGHRPPEVEVAAVAPPRPSPRPRQTPPGPAVHGTVSRADGAAVSGAVVTVTDHGGRQEGSAATGRDGTYRVTLPTGGTFLVVAASGALEPHAALVPVDGRPVRHDIVLSGGSGVHGLVTGDGVPVPDASVTLIDAQGAVAGATRSNGSGRFRIPGVPEGRYTLAAAAPGHPPLAVSVRLNQGRYTERDLALPARAAVRGTVLATGAVVDHALATLVDSDGAVVASAITGADGAFEFADLPAGTYTLTARGYDPVAQVVHVAAGTVATAVVELVPPSVERVR, from the coding sequence GTGTCAACCACAGCGGAGGAGACGCTGCCCGTCCAGGCCGCCGTCGTCCACCGTCCGACTGCAGCGGACAGCGGACGGATGTCGCGCCGGCAGACCCTGGAGGCGCTCTCCGGGATGCTGCTCGCGATGTTCACGGCGTTCCTGTCGTCGACGATCGTGTCGAACGCGCTGCCGACGATCATCACGGACCTGCACGGCACGCAGAGCCAGTACACGTGGGTGGTCACCGCCACCCTGCTCGCCTCCACGGCCACCACGCCGATCTGGGGCAAGCTCGCCGACCTGTTCAGCAAGAAGCTGCTGGTGCAGCTGGCGATCACGATCTTCACGGTCGGCTCGATCCTCGCGGGGTTCTCCCACTCCGTCGGCACGCTGATCGGCTGGAGGGTGCTGCAGGGCGTAGGCCTCGGCGGGCTGCAGGCGCTGATCATGATCGTGATGGCGGCGATGATCAGCCCGCGCGAGCGCGGCCGCTACACGGGGATCATCTCGACCGTCATGTCGGTCGCCCCCGTCGCCGGACCGCTGATCGGCGGCCTCATCGTCGACACCGACTGGCTGGGCTGGCGGTGGTGCTTCTGGGTGGGTGCGCCGCTCGCCGCGGTCGCGCTGGTGGTCGTGCAGCGCACGCTCAACCTCCCGGTCGTCAAGCGCGAGGTCAGCATCGACTACCTGGGCGCGGCGCTGATCGCGGGCGGCGTCTCGGCCCTGCTGATCTGGGTGACGCTCGCCGGCAACCAGTTCGCATGGGGCTCCACCACCTCGTTGGCCCTCGCCGGCCTCGGTGCGGTGCTCATCGTGCTCTTCCTCGTGGTGGAGGCGCGGGCCAAGGAGCCGATCATCCCGCTGCGCCTGTTCCGCGACCGCACCACCACGCTCGCGACCCTCGCGAGCATCGCCGTCGGCGTGGCCATGTTCGGCGGCGCCGTCTTCCTCGGCCAGTACTTCCAGATCGCGCGCGGCTACTCGCCGACCACCGCCGGCCTGCTCACGCTGCCGATGATCCTCGGGTCGATGATCGCGGCGACCGGCTCCGGAATGCTCATCACGCGCTACGGCAAGTGGAAGATCTACCTGGTCCTCGGCGCGGTCTTCCTGCTAGTCGGGTTCGGCCTGCTCTCGACGATCGACCACAGCACGAACATGGCGCTGCTCGGGGCGTTCCTGTTCGTCCTCGGCCTCGGCATGGGGATGTCGATGCAGAACCTCGTGCTGGCCGTGCAGAACTCCGTCTCCGCCGCCGACCTCGGGGCCGCCAGCTCCACCGTCACGTTCTTCCGTTCCATGGGCGGCACCGTCGGCGTCTCGGTGCTGGGTGCCGTGCTCGCGTCCCGGGTCTCCGAGCTGACCGACCAGGGCCTCGCCACCGCCGGGGTGGCCGTGCCCGCGGGGTCCGGCGAGGTCGGCATCGGCAGCCTGAACGAGCTGCCGGCCGCGATCGCCGCGATCGTCCGCGCGGCATACGGCGACGCGACGGCCTGGATCTTCATGATCGCCGGCGCCCTCGCGATCATCACCTTCCTGTCCGTCCTGGCCATCCGCGAGGTGCCGCTGCGCACCGAGACGGGCATGGAACGCGCCGAGGCCGAGGCCGTCTCGCCGAACGGCAACGGCAGCAACGGCCACCGGCCTCCGGAGGTGGAGGTCGCGGCCGTCGCGCCGCCGCGGCCGTCCCCGCGGCCGCGCCAGACCCCGCCTGGCCCCGCCGTCCACGGCACCGTCTCCCGCGCCGACGGCGCTGCGGTCAGCGGGGCCGTCGTCACGGTCACCGACCACGGCGGGCGGCAGGAGGGGAGCGCGGCCACCGGGCGCGACGGGACCTACCGCGTCACGTTGCCGACCGGCGGCACCTTCCTCGTGGTCGCCGCCTCCGGCGCGCTGGAGCCGCATGCCGCCCTGGTGCCGGTGGACGGTCGGCCGGTCCGGCACGACATCGTGCTCTCCGGTGGCAGCGGGGTGCACGGCCTCGTCACCGGCGACGGCGTTCCGGTTCCCGACGCGTCCGTCACCCTCATCGACGCGCAGGGCGCCGTCGCCGGTGCCACCCGGAGCAACGGCAGCGGCAGGTTCCGCATCCCCGGCGTGCCGGAGGGCCGGTACACGCTGGCCGCCGCCGCGCCCGGTCACCCGCCGCTGGCCGTGAGCGTGCGGCTGAACCAGGGCAGGTACACCGAGCGCGACCTCGCACTGCCGGCCCGCGCCGCGGTGCGCGGCACCGTCCTCGCGACGGGCGCCGTCGTCGACCACGCCCTCGCCACGCTCGTCGACTCCGACGGCGCCGTGGTGGCGTCCGCGATCACCGGGGCCGACGGCGCGTTCGAGTTCGCCGACCTGCCCGCAGGCACGTACACCCTCACCGCGCGGGGCTACGACCCCGTGGCCCAGGTCGTGCACGTCGCGGCCGGGACGGTGGCCACCGCGGTCGTGGAGCTGGTGCCGCCGTCCGTCGAGCGTGTGCGATGA
- a CDS encoding MarR family winged helix-turn-helix transcriptional regulator, producing MITPGTADELLELLRAIMRANRTARLGPESEDMPGWKFAVLGLLAREGEQRLGQVAAHLEVDPSVASRQVAMLEQLGFVTRRPDPADRRAQLLAISPAGLAARDGYLAMRAQWVAEALRSWDDAEVAHLVTRLKQLVGDLHCAIAAHQRPAVRVPS from the coding sequence GTGATCACCCCGGGAACGGCGGACGAGCTGCTCGAGCTCCTGCGCGCGATCATGCGGGCGAACCGGACGGCGCGCCTCGGCCCCGAGTCGGAGGACATGCCCGGCTGGAAGTTCGCCGTGCTCGGCCTGCTCGCCAGGGAGGGGGAGCAGCGCCTCGGCCAGGTGGCGGCGCACCTCGAGGTCGATCCCTCGGTGGCCAGCCGCCAGGTCGCCATGCTGGAACAGCTCGGTTTCGTCACGCGGCGCCCCGACCCCGCGGACCGCCGCGCGCAGCTGCTCGCGATCTCCCCGGCGGGGCTCGCCGCTCGTGACGGGTACCTCGCCATGCGGGCCCAGTGGGTAGCCGAGGCCCTCCGGAGCTGGGACGACGCCGAGGTCGCCCACCTCGTCACGCGGCTGAAGCAGCTGGTCGGCGACCTGCACTGCGCGATCGCCGCCCACCAGCGACCGGCCGTGCGGGTGCCGTCATGA
- a CDS encoding SDR family oxidoreductase, translated as MSLPTAGSGRAEEVLVVTGGSRGIGAAVTRAAHARGYAVCVAYSSDDAAADRLRSDLPGVVTVRADVADPASAVALFDAAEEAFGPVTALVNSAGVTGRLGRFVDASVATLRRVLEVNVLGTMLCAQEAVRRWEVRGTAGRIVNVSSTAATLGSPGEYVHYAAGKAAVETFTLGLAKEVAAQGIRVNGVAPGTVHTGIHAAAGDPGRPERVVARVPMGRIGEPEEIAAAVLWLLSDEASYVTGAVLRVGGGL; from the coding sequence ATGTCGCTGCCTACGGCCGGGTCCGGTCGAGCGGAAGAGGTGCTCGTGGTCACCGGCGGCAGCCGGGGGATCGGCGCCGCGGTCACGCGGGCGGCGCACGCGCGTGGGTATGCGGTGTGCGTCGCGTACTCGAGTGACGACGCGGCGGCCGACCGGCTGCGTTCCGACCTGCCCGGGGTCGTCACCGTCCGGGCGGACGTCGCCGACCCCGCTTCCGCGGTGGCCCTCTTCGACGCGGCGGAGGAGGCGTTCGGCCCGGTCACCGCGCTGGTCAACAGCGCGGGCGTGACGGGGAGGCTGGGCCGGTTCGTGGACGCGTCGGTCGCGACGCTGCGGCGGGTGCTCGAGGTCAACGTCCTCGGCACGATGCTCTGCGCGCAGGAGGCGGTGCGCCGCTGGGAGGTGCGGGGCACGGCGGGGCGGATCGTCAACGTGTCCTCGACGGCGGCCACGCTCGGCTCGCCGGGTGAGTACGTGCACTACGCGGCAGGCAAGGCGGCGGTGGAGACCTTCACGCTCGGCCTGGCCAAGGAGGTCGCGGCGCAGGGGATCCGGGTCAACGGGGTCGCGCCCGGCACCGTCCACACCGGGATCCACGCCGCGGCGGGGGATCCCGGGCGGCCGGAACGAGTGGTCGCTCGGGTGCCGATGGGGCGGATCGGGGAGCCGGAGGAGATCGCCGCGGCCGTCCTGTGGCTGCTCTCGGACGAAGCGTCCTACGTCACGGGCGCGGTGCTGCGCGTCGGCGGCGGCCTCTGA
- a CDS encoding YqjF family protein has product MATPIEPVLADPPPLPRPHLLSQRWLDVAFLHWAVDPGAVRHLLPAGVAPDVLDGRTYVGLVPFRLVGTAFAGGPPVPWAGTFLETNVRLYSVDATGRRGVVFLSMAAERAAAVAAGRAVFGLPYRWARMGFRHEGELRTYAARLLPPGPPVRSRVSVRPTGPAIDGALERFLTARWGLHVAHLGRTWYLPNTHVTWPLRRAEVHELDDGLLAAAGLGDLARRPPDHAAFSLGVAATFGRPLLASTPRPRPGDRLFRTGWTLGRLPQPICSVRRAPSE; this is encoded by the coding sequence GTGGCAACGCCCATCGAGCCCGTGCTGGCGGACCCGCCGCCGCTGCCCCGCCCGCACCTGCTCTCGCAACGCTGGCTCGACGTGGCGTTCCTGCACTGGGCCGTCGACCCCGGCGCCGTGCGGCACCTCCTCCCCGCCGGCGTGGCGCCGGACGTGCTCGACGGGCGTACCTATGTGGGGCTGGTGCCGTTCCGCCTGGTCGGCACGGCGTTCGCGGGCGGCCCGCCGGTGCCGTGGGCCGGCACGTTCCTGGAGACGAACGTCCGGCTGTACTCGGTGGACGCCACCGGCCGCCGCGGGGTCGTGTTCCTGAGCATGGCCGCGGAGCGCGCGGCCGCGGTCGCCGCAGGGCGGGCGGTGTTCGGGCTGCCGTACCGGTGGGCCCGCATGGGGTTCCGCCACGAGGGCGAGCTGCGGACCTACGCCGCGCGGCTGCTCCCGCCCGGTCCGCCGGTGCGCAGCCGGGTGTCCGTCCGGCCAACCGGCCCCGCGATCGACGGCGCCCTCGAGCGGTTCCTGACCGCACGCTGGGGTCTGCACGTCGCCCACCTCGGGCGCACGTGGTACCTCCCCAACACGCACGTCACGTGGCCGCTGCGCCGGGCCGAGGTGCACGAGCTCGACGACGGGCTGCTCGCGGCCGCCGGTCTCGGCGACCTGGCCCGGCGCCCGCCGGACCACGCCGCCTTCAGCCTCGGGGTGGCCGCGACGTTCGGCCGGCCCCTGCTCGCCTCCACCCCGCGACCGCGACCCGGGGATCGACTGTTCCGCACGGGCTGGACCTTGGGCCGCTTGCCGCAACCGATCTGCTCCGTTCGGCGAGCACCGTCCGAGTGA
- a CDS encoding SRPBCC family protein: protein MVTVRRDVGAPVDAVWAVLADGWLYPSWVVGASRMREVDPAWPGVGTQLHHSVGTWPLVLDDTTTVLACVPKRELVLRARGWPLGEAEVRLTLDERADGCEVALSEDVRSGPGRLLPPPVRSALIGPRNAESLRRLAYLAEGESR from the coding sequence GTGGTCACCGTTCGCCGCGACGTCGGCGCCCCCGTGGACGCCGTGTGGGCGGTCCTGGCCGACGGCTGGCTGTACCCGTCGTGGGTCGTCGGAGCCAGCCGGATGCGGGAGGTCGACCCGGCCTGGCCCGGCGTCGGCACACAGCTGCACCACTCGGTCGGCACCTGGCCGCTCGTCCTGGACGACACGACCACCGTGCTGGCGTGCGTCCCCAAGCGGGAGCTCGTGCTCCGCGCCCGCGGGTGGCCTCTCGGCGAGGCCGAGGTGCGGCTGACGCTCGACGAGCGCGCGGACGGCTGCGAGGTCGCCCTGTCCGAGGACGTGCGCAGCGGCCCGGGAAGACTGCTGCCGCCGCCCGTCCGGTCGGCCTTGATCGGCCCGCGCAACGCGGAGTCGCTGCGCCGCCTCGCCTACCTCGCCGAGGGCGAGTCCCGGTAG